The Montipora foliosa isolate CH-2021 chromosome 14, ASM3666993v2, whole genome shotgun sequence genome window below encodes:
- the LOC137985465 gene encoding E3 SUMO-protein ligase ZBED1-like gives MTSLRISENTCDLFSSWQKIADMLQVSVSTIQRRRKEFGLDDKFESYSDVTDDELDEIYASITVACKLCPMKTILKYSGNTTNLTDHFRRKHSKFLKEQSESTSSNAKAATVMQTTHSSQQVLATMFSAKLPHSSSRAKAISGAILQFIVKDLRPFSVVQNSGFQNLLHVLEPRYTIPSRQHFSDKALPELYEKKKTELKSNLAEAVAVALTTDGWTSRATESYVTITCNYINKEWKLRSSVLQTRCLPESHTGVNIANVLREAVYEWNLPPNPPVVSDNASNLTVAAEELGTPLHVGCLAHTLNLACGKALKITCVSHLLARMRRVVGYFHRSAVATAILKEKQKLLQLPEHKLVIDVVTRWNSAVDMISRYLEQQPAIYAALTSKDISTLSERDLASAEELVAVLTPLKIATTALCEESVPTLSMILPLQHQLLNCIMKARDDDSALIKQVKKEVVNDFSTRYQDTCTKKDLTVATLLDPRFKSTPFLSDKDRLDAYHELTVQAVFSLKVSQYKKEPSINATENPLTWWRQNSERYPSLAILAKKYLCVPATSVPSRRVFSTAGDIVTAQRSQLKSEHVDTLIFLQKNWNP, from the exons ATGACATCTCTAAGGATCAGCGAGAACACTTGCGATCTCTTTTCTTCGTGGCAAAAAATAGCAGATATGCTCCAGGTGAGTGTTTCTACTATTCAAAGAAGGCGCAAGGAGTTTGGACTTGATGACAAGTTTGAAAGTTATTCAGATGTAACAGATGATGAACTGGATGAGATTTACGCGAGTATAACAG TGGCATGCAAGTTGTGTCCCATGAAAACGATTCTAAAATACAGCGGTAACACAACAAACCTGACTGACCACTTCCGAAGGAAACACAGCAAATTTTTGAAGGAGCAATCAGAGTCTACATCTTCGAATGCGAAAGCTGCCACGGTCATGCAAACTACTCATTCAAGTCAGCAGGTTCTAGCGACGATGTTTTCAGCGAAGCTGCCACACAGCTCAAGCAGAGCAAAAGCAATTTCAGGTGCCATTCTGCAATTTATAGTCAAAGATCTGCGTCCGTTCAGTGTGGTtcaaaattcaggatttcaaaaCCTACTTCACGTTCTTGAACCTAGATACACAATACCTTCAAGACAGCACTTCTCAGATAAGGCATTGCCAGAACtctatgaaaaaaagaaaactgaactAAAAAGTAACCTTGCCGAGGCTGTAGCTGTTGCTTTAACGACTGATGGGTGGACAAGTCGTGCAACCGAGTCATATGTGACAATCACCTGTAACTATATCAATAAAGAGTGGAAACTGCGGAGTAGCGTTTTACAG ACAAGATGCCTGCCAGAAAGCCACACTGGTGTTAACATAGCTAATGTATTGAGAGAAGCAGTGTATGAGTGGAATCTTCCTCCAAATCCACCTGTTGTAAGTGACAATGCTTCAAACTTGACAGTGGCAGCAGAGGAACTAGGAACTCCTTTACATGTTGGCTGTTTAGCTCACACCTTGAACCTTGCTTGTGGAAAGGCTTTAAAAATTACCTGTGTAAGTCATCTCCTTGCCAGAATGAGACGAGTTGTGGGTTATTTTCACAGGAGTGCTGTTGCAACTGCCATTCTCAAAGAGAAGCAGAAGCTTTTGCAATTACCAGAACATAAGTTGGTGATAGATGTTGTCACAAGGTGGAATTCAGCAGTGGACATGATAAGTAGGTACCTGGAGCAACAACCTGCAATTTATGCAGCTCTTACATCTAAAGATATTTCTACGTTGTCTGAAAGAGACCTTGCATCTGCTGAAGAATTGGTTGCTGTTCTAACACCCCTTAAAATTGCAACAACAGCATTGTGTGAGGAAAGTGTGCCAACCTTGTCAATGATTCTACCTCTACAACACCAGTTACTGAATTGCATAATGAAGGCAAGGGATGATGATTCAGCATTGATAAAACAAGTGAAgaaagaagttgtgaatgatTTCTCGACAAGATACCAGGATACATGTACCAAAAAAGATTTGACGGTGGCAACACTTCTTGACCCACGCTTCAAATCAACACCATTTTTGAGCGATAAAGACAGATTAGATGCATACCATGAACTAACTGTGCAAGCTGTTTTTTCCCTAA AGGTTTCTCAGTACAAGAAGGAGCCATCTATAAATGCTACAGAAAATCCCTTAACCTGGTGGAGGCAAAACAGTGAAAGATACCCCTCATTAGCCATTTTAGCAAAAAAGTATCTCTGTGTCCCTGCTACTTCAGTTCCCTCAAGGAGAGTGTTCTCTACAGCAGGGGATATAGTCACTGCCCAAAGGtctcaactgaaatcagaacatgTAGATACATTAATTTTTCTCCAGAAGAATTGGAATCCTTAG